The following proteins are encoded in a genomic region of Pseudoxanthomonas suwonensis 11-1:
- a CDS encoding transposase, protein MPRRPRLDLPGVSQHLIQRGNDRQPCFFADIDRVRYLHDLRELARTHDCQVHAYVLMTNHVHLLLSPARVRAVSALMQSLGRRYVRYFNDRYQRTGTLWEGRYRSCLVDSEDYLLRCYRYIELNPVRAGMVVDPADYPWSSHGANALGRPDPLVQPHPRYLALERDDDTRRAVYRSLVTRGLEPTEVEEIRRAMGTQRALGSDDFREDIQRRLGRRVAPGRPGRPRKQKPKPGSECNFPLESLRTPQASRHEIAL, encoded by the coding sequence GCCGCCCCCGTCTCGACCTTCCCGGCGTCAGCCAGCACCTGATCCAGCGCGGCAACGACCGCCAGCCCTGCTTCTTTGCCGACATCGACCGCGTCCGCTACCTGCATGACCTGCGCGAACTCGCGCGCACGCACGACTGCCAGGTCCATGCCTACGTGCTGATGACCAACCACGTGCACCTGCTGCTGTCGCCCGCGCGGGTGCGGGCGGTGTCGGCGCTGATGCAGTCCCTGGGCCGACGCTACGTGCGCTACTTCAACGACCGCTACCAGCGGACCGGCACCCTGTGGGAAGGACGCTACCGGTCCTGCCTGGTCGACTCCGAGGATTACCTGCTGCGCTGCTACCGCTACATCGAACTCAACCCGGTGCGGGCGGGCATGGTGGTCGATCCTGCGGACTATCCGTGGTCGAGCCACGGCGCCAATGCGCTGGGCCGCCCGGATCCGCTGGTGCAGCCGCATCCGCGTTATCTGGCACTGGAGCGGGACGACGATACACGCCGCGCCGTCTATCGCTCACTGGTGACACGTGGCCTCGAGCCGACCGAAGTCGAGGAGATCAGGCGCGCGATGGGAACCCAGCGCGCATTGGGTAGCGACGACTTCCGTGAGGACATCCAGCGCAGGCTTGGGCGACGCGTGGCCCCAGGCCGGCCCGGCCGCCCTCGGAAGCAAAAGCCAAAACCGGGGTCAGAGTGCAATTTTCCGCTCGAGAGCCTTCGGACACCCCAGGCGAGTCGGCACGAAATTGCACTCTGA